In Miscanthus floridulus cultivar M001 chromosome 19, ASM1932011v1, whole genome shotgun sequence, the DNA window TTTTGTAATAATATATGTATACTTCATGATTCTAGTGTACTTTATGAAATATTTATTTCTCATGTTTATTTTTTTCATGTATAGATttcatatatttttattttttataatggctATGGTACATACAAATATAAAGGTAATACCTTATATTATCTTTCACGACGACATATATGAATAAGTTAAATGCAAAAGTAGAATATTAGTTTGCGTTATCTTTTATAATAATAAAGGTAAATAATTTATAAATTCTTTAGTaggtattttaaattatctttcatgtTAGAcatgggtaatttagatacaaagttaGAGGACTATTTAAATTATCATTCATAGTGACTAAGCTGGTTAATTTGAACACAATGCTTGGGGCTTATTTTAGATTATGTTTTTTAATGGCCAAGGTGGGTAATTGTGGGGTTGcctcctcggtggactgccgagcatcttttgtttaCAGTTGGCGCGTCAGATAGGGATATGCATGCTGATCCCGTGGCGAACCAGATAGGATCTCAAGATCAACGCCATTCGTGGCAACTCGGATTCTGACAGCGACGGCAACATCCTTTGGCAACAGCGACTACGACCTACCGCGGGACTCGCTGTGCTTCCTGCGCAAGCCGTCCTGGCAGATCAGCAGGCGTCAGCTGAGGAAGCGATGTACAACTCCCCGAGCTTGCCAGCACCGCGCACGTGAAGACTGACGACACGCATATTCAAGCTGAGGAGCCAGGCGATTCAAACTACATACACCACTCATCACGCTCAAGAGCCAAGACTCGATCCATCAGGGTGTCCTCAGGCGATCCCGATTTGGTGATCCCGAGAGGCACAGATGCCATCGGCAACGCCACCATGCAGCACCAGGCTAATCACGAGGGCCACGTGATATCAAGATCCGATCAACATGGCATGCAAGCTAATTAAATATTAAGATTTGTACTgtgtagcgtgcccgtgcgttgctacgagacaactaaatcttttttactaaaaacacacgaatcgcacgataagataacaatactgttaaattaaataccgacgtcaaagtgacatttaattcaaaaagcaaagttcataaAATTAACAGTCATGAAGAGCGCGACGTCGTAGGcttacaaactctactgtatagactttttcgtgatacggctaagataatattttatatcggcagaaagaattctacgatatccatttctttcatgcgctaataaatccatgaataagttctactgcatctccatataatcatgtacacacatgttcgagtatatatgtaaataggttcatgcccgtgcgttgctacgggacagctaaacttttgtactaaaaatacacggatcgcacgataagataacaatactgtaaaagtatatgaccgacgttaaagtgacatttaatccaaaaagctaagttcgtgaaatttacacagtcacagagagcataGCGttgtaggctcacaaactctactatgtagatctttccgtgatgcggctaagattattttttataccggcaggaagagatttccgatattcatttctttcgtgcgccaacaaatccacgaataagtttcaccacatctccataccatcctataTATGGCGCTGGCAAGTGAATTAGctacaacttatgtaattagttttataattagctcatatttagtcgtcctaattgatatctaaaaattcaatgtgacagggactaaagtttagtcattggatccaaacaccccctaactctcgactcctgctggctgctcacttgcaccaccatgcctgTATGTTTGCACGTATATACTCTAGtgccagaacgtctaagatggttttcattgtccaccctttgaaaatatcataactttaaggttgtcatttgtgtatgctgtaggattggaatgctttgcactgatccctgagggtgtccatgagagttaaaattttttatgccattatgatgtctaagcttaccaatcagacagagatGAACttaattgttaaaatattttcaacactgctttcatatactccctctatcccaaaatagaattcattctcgcttcccgagaagtcaattttttttaacttcgaccaattatatataaaaaaatattaatatttataatacataattagtatcattacatagaccattgaatatattttcataataaacttatttagagatataaatgttgcacgtattttatacaaacctagtcaaagttgagaaagtttgacctgcacacattctataacgacttatattttagggcagaggaagtatatgctaatgggagtagtcaactggaagtcatgatgaacacaacaatacgttcatattatatgctaatgggagcacgaagaaacgtaggggaatggacctatatacaaatagtgggaatattcgtttaggaaattgcagaaggttcaccagtctcaccatgtataatctgcacatcttttatttggcaccactgatgttctcaaggagcagccactttttaattttaggtctgtatgctggaaacactaaaattaagggccaacctcattgagtcgtcttacttgatctttgccaattgttttcttccatgcatgattattgtttccttccatgcatgtggcctcaggtgatcgatttatttccttcaaagcaggcggggatcgcagggatgacagtttctttttctatcacgcggggtatcgcatggccggaagggaggggtcttgcttgatctttgccaattgtttccTTCCGTGCATGATTATTATTTCCTTCtgtgcatgtggcctcaggtgattgatttgttttcttcaaagcaggcggggatcgcaggagtggcagtttctttttctatcgcacgGGGTATCAcatggccggaagggaggagcgacccaaaaaaaagtcgcactaaaaaatagtcttacttttagtctttttagttgtaggagatgcaTGTATACATGCACGGATGCATCTATCAAGCATATTAGCTAATCTTCGACGATCAAGAAAACCATTGCATGTATTCATGCGTATACATCTACAGAGCCATGACGCACACACGTACAACATACGTTTGCATGCATCATGCCCAGTCTCCGCATCCGAGCCGAATACTACAGCAAGTATTGGAGCCGAGTACATGACGACAAAGCTCTCTGACGTCGACACGATCGCCGAGATGATCTTCCGAGGTACGGATGCAACATCGGTCCTTCATCGAGTGAGCCGCTAAGCGAGCCACCGTCcagccatcaagcgagccgcCCAGACTAATTGTTGCGACCGTATGCCTCGTCGCAATGATAATCGCCGCATAGAACGCGCTATGACAACCGCAACCGCCGCCATGACCACAGGCCGAAAAGCTCGAAGGCCGGGCAATTTCGACACCACCGACCAAACATTCTGACTAAAAATAAGTACCCTTTCATTATATTTACTAAAGCTTTCGCCGTGTTTCTCCAATTATTTTCTCCGAGTTTTCGCCATGCTTCTCCAGTTATTATTGCTCCAGTTATTCTCCATGCGTAATATATTTAAGATGTTCCATTCATTCTCCATAATGCAATATCTTTAAGTTATTCTCTACTCGACTCGTCGACCAGCCATGTTCTTACTCACGGCACCCAGAAAAGGCCCTGACCTCGACTTCACTCCTGCACGTGCATgagccacgctctgcgttatggacaGTTAGCAGCGGCTCCTTGGCGGCGCTCTCTCTCTTACGTGTACACAGGAGCCAGCCACTCTACGCTATAGAGCTTGAGCTAGTCGAGGCTGGTGATGCGATATAAAAACCAACTAGAAGgaagttactcatatttaaaatatgaacacttcAAATAAACATAATGTTTATCCACTGTGCTCTGCTGCCTTCATCGCCGAGGTCATATATTTTATCTTTACACCATGTACTACCCgatctacatatttgtattgtaggggCCTGGTTCAGTCAACGAGCTTATTTTTTTATGCTCGGGGACTGGATAACCCGGGAAGGACAAAAGGATCATCGTCCCACCACCTGGCCGCCGTACTCTCtgccaatcaactggtcggaccgctaggttcatggacttcatcaccgaccagttggtcggactGTTTGGCGCTCACTTCTACTCGGCACTTACCTTACCGCTAACCGGTTGGTTGGACTGCTTGGTGCTCGTTTCACCACCGATCAGTTGGTCAGATTGCTCGTCGCTTTggcttcatcatcagctacgctAGGAGCTTGCTAGCtaagttggggactcctcggtgttcagaTTCTTCGTACAAGCGTTACTAGCTAAGCTGATGACTCCTCGGCGTTCGGTTTCTTCGTGCAAGAGTTGCTAGCTAAGCAGGGTACTCCCTTGGCGGctagatcttgctacgtctcattggtatactatcaagttgctccatactATTTggattaaggttctattcttggacagcacgtctggggtcttatACGCACATGACAGATGACGTTGGCAAGGTTTCTGACTtgatttctttgaccctgctataagattcattcttcatcttccagtaggcttggGAAcaaagtggctacacttcacctggcggtgaatgtatTGTTTTTTCCTGATTTAtcctccttattgactaagtcaTGCAAACGGaatctaagtggctacacttcatctGAGGTGAAGAATTTTCTAATTTAATCTTGAACCCCTTACATCTTTTTGACAagtcttacttggctaagtccgaggtctactaaccagttaaactggtcggtctCGACTTTCACtgcccaggtcaccagttaaactggtcagccTCGACTTTCACCACCCAGgccaccagttaaactggtcggcttcgactcTCACCGCTCGGATCAccggttaaactggtcggcttcacgtcaaactgctcggacttattcaagacggcgttgctcaaaggatacaaggcactcggggactagctgtggggggtacaaccccaggtacccacggcAAGGGACATGGGCCGCATGGCCAGggatggtccagcccacaagattcaAAACTTGCGGCGCACGGCACTGCTTGGCGTACACCGCAAGGCATGTAGAAGATCCAATCGGATACTATAGGTATTGTAATCCTACCATATaaccaactaggattcttttcttgtaaccctacccctccagagtatatgagggacaggggtcccctagtcgacatcccaCATCCAATCTCGTATTCcagcaatacaaaccaacagaccataggacaTCGGGTTTTACGTCATcatgacggcctgaacctatataaatcttgtgtcttgtgtctctgttaccattcGGTTCCTGATCATGCGCACCTCTACCaaacaatctaccatcgtgggtagcctccttggtggactgccgagcatctttagtcgacagtaatttagatgcaaatttagggggttattttgaattatttttatAATGACagatgtgggtaatttatatacaaatatatagggggttattttgaattatcttttttGTAATGGTAGAGGTGAgtaatttacatgcaaaattaTGGGGTGACTTTATGTATGTTCAGAATGGCAGTGGTGgataattttttaataaattatAATAGATCTGATGGCTATTATCGGTGATGATGGTTAGAGTCTACTAAATCAAAGGTCAGATatttctgattattgtgagaatttatAGGATTTTATCTTTTTTTATCGCGTCTCGTAAAAATTAACGTGGTGGCTCCGTTGGGGCATCTAATTACTAATAGTAAGATTGTAAGATATTGCAGTCAACCAAAGCCAACTAAGGTTAATCCATGACCTTCTGTCTCTTCCCCTTATTTAGGCAGGTATGTTGTATGTGCATGTGGCGGATCACTCAACAATAGAGATGGGACTATTTCAACTGTAAGGGTGATATATGGGCTTTATGATAGTGTAAATAAAGAATGGTGTGCTACTAATCATCACCCAGGCAAGAAGAGAGGCAGATCGGGCAAGAAAGTTGCCTTGCACTAATTTGTTCACTGAAATTAATGGGTTGTTGTGAACTTAAACAATTATTAAACTTGTCTTTAACATTTCTGTCTGCAGGCGTGGCCTGGtggctgtcgatgaaatatggctGGCAGTCTATCGAGAGgaatgcccacggtagtagatgaatcggtagaggtgcgcgtaataggaaccagatggtgacacaagcgcagagacaacgatttacaCAGGTTCTATGTCTTTGATGTATTGTATATGAGATGAATTCAAGGGGGGTCCCtgtctgccttatatagtctagggggcagggttacaagtcggttagatctagatctattcgggtatatggtaagtatttacaaggaatacgatatctatcatatccgaatagatccttctctatcttcaagGTTCCTTCCTAAAACCATGTGATGCATGCTGATCAGTGTCTTGCATCACATGCCttcttcttatgggctggaccacccctggtgctgcggcacatgtcaattgtcgtgggtatctagggttataccccccacagctagtccctgagcgccttgtatccgctgagcaatgccgtcttgagcaagtccgagcagtttgacatgaagccgatcagtttaacCTGTGATCCGAGCGGTGAAAgttgaagccgaccagtttaactagtgaacTGAGCGGTGTAAATCGAAGCCGACCGGTTTAACTGGTACGCAGATCTCAGACTTAGCCAGGTAAGTCTTGCCAGAaagatgtaaggggctcaagataaaaatttgaaaattctccgctaggcgaagtgtagccacttagactccgtttgcgaggaatcatccatgacagtcaaataaggagggtaaatcaagaaaagagcactacattcaccactaggtgaagtgtagccaattagtccccgagcctgctagaagatgaagaatgaatcttgtagcagggtcaaagaaaatagaTCTAAAAGCCTGCTACGTCATCTGATATGTGCATATCAAGacccagatgtgctgcccaagatcagcaccctgatccaaatagcatggTGCGAGccgatagcacaccgatgagacgtagcaagatctaaCCGCCAAGGGAATCCTCGGCTTAGCTAGCAATAAAGCGACAAACAAACCAAACGCCAAGGAGTCCCAGCTTAGCTGGTGAGCCTCCAGCGTAACTGACGATGAAGCGACATACAATCTAACCAGTTGGTTGGTGGTGAAGTGAGCGCCAAGTAGAAGTGAATGCCGAACAGTCCGACCAGCTGGTTGGCGATGAAGGTCATGAACctagcagtccgaccagttgattggtgaAGAAAGCAGTGGCAGAGCTTGCTGGAGACatcgaccttaggtgaagtgtacacacttagacTTTGTTGGCGAACTCAGATGATCATCATCTGGTGTCAGGATCAAACAATTACAACAACCACTAAATCAGGCTAATCAACTCCCAGCGTAGTCGAGCACATAGCTAGCTCCTAGCTTAGCTGAAAACCAGTAAGAAGGAATAACAATACATTAACCGCAagatgaagtgtacacacttagtccctgagcctgttgtaagatagagaaacatcttgtagcaggatcaaagaattaaGTGTGAAGAATGAAGTCCCCATGCTTAGCACTGGGTAGTAACATTCGATAACACCGAGAAGTAAAACGTGGAGAAAATGGAAAGTACTTAGCATTGGGATGCTGCGATAGATGTACTTACCAAGGCTCCTAACATGCCGCCtaggatcagcaccctgatctggacAGCATGGAGCACCTTGATAGCACATATGACATGCAGTGTCAACAAAATGTAGTGAGCCAAAAGGTGAATCGACAGTCGAGACGTAGCAAATTCCGATCGCCCGGGGAGTCTCTAGCTTAGCTGGAAACGCTTACACGAAGAATCCGAACACCGAAGAGTCCCTAGCCTAGCTGGCGGGACCTCAACATCACTGACGATGAAGGGATAGACAATCCGACTAGTTGGTTGGCAATGAAACCAGCATCGAGCAACCCaaacaactggtcggcggcgaagtaaCGTAGAGTAGATGTGAATGCCAAACAGTCCGACCAACAGGCTGGCAACGAAGGTTATGAACCTAGTgttccgaccagttgatcggtggagaaatcCGAAGGCCAGGTGGTGCGACCATCTATACGataatcctgcaatacaaatatgtaggacAGATAATAGAATATATGAACGCAGTGATGAAGAAAGCAGAGCGGAGTTTATTAGGAGCGATCTATCGGTGAATTTTGTATCCTGCAGAGCAGTTTACGTATCTTTAGAGTTTGTTCATATTTGTAAAAAGAATGAAATCCCCGTGCTTAGCACTGGACATTGGGATAaactttggagagtgcttagcactatactgtgGTGAACATTGGAGAACAATGGCAAAATACGGAGACCATGGCGAAATAtggagaccgtggcgaaatttggagaccatggcgaaatatggagactgtggcgaaatttggagaccgtggcaaaatttggagaccgtggcgaaatttggagaccgtggtgaaatttggagaccaGTGTGGCTTGATTATGACTCAGGCGGCTCGCTTAGCAGCTCGCTTGGCGGCTCGGTGTCACGGCGGCTCAAGCAGCATGGTGGCTCAAGTGGCTCGGTGACACGATGGCTCGGCGGCACGAGCGGCTCGACGGCTCGGTAGCTCGAGCGGCTTGGCGACATGGCGGCATGACGACACGACAGCACGGTGGCATGTCGGCACGACGGCTCGGCGGCACGGCAACTCTATGGATCAGCGGCACGGTGACTCGACGGCTCAGCGGCATGGCGGCACGACAGCTCGGCGGCACAGCGGCTTGGTCAGCTCATGGAGTCATAGGGAAACGAGCGTAATCAAAGCCTGATGGAGTCAATTCGCGTAGGGAGGTGAAAACCTTGAGTGTGTCCGACTAAGGCAAGGGCGCAGTATGATTTGAATGGCGATAGTATGCATCATCTTAAAaatgtttagcatggagaaaaaCAAATGATAATTGGAGGAAAATTACAGATAAAAcaacaaatggagaaaacatcatggagaaatcattattgaaatgcataaatacataacgggtacatatcttagtaggacgtctcaaggatagaaacgcctGAGGTGCTCGATTTGCTAGGAGTTAGGGATGTCTACACCGTCTTGATCACAGAACCTATATGACCCTGGTCGGGTCACAGCCTTGATGATGTATGGACCTTCTCGGAGCCAGCAATGCAAGCCTCCATTCTTGCTGAGAGATCCATTGCTTCGGCGAGGGTGAGTCCTTCTCTTTCACATTCGTAGGCGGTGGAGACGTTAGCGCGAAGGGTGAGGACGCCTTGCTCCGTCGGGATCTTCAACACCATGTAGACATAATGGGGcacggccatgaatttggcgagagctggtcggccaaggatggcgtggtaggcggtgtcaaagtcTGTCACAAAGAAATTCACATACTTAGTACGGAAGTGGTCGGTGCTGCCAAACTGGACTGGCAAGGTGATCTGCCCTAAAGGTTAGGACGTTCTGCCATGTACAATACCCCAGAATGGAGAATCAACAGGAATGAGGTTGTCCTTTGTGAGGCCTAACTTAGTTAGGGATCCAGCGAAGAGAATATTGAGGGCACTCCCActatcgatgaggaccttcttaaACCACACGTTGCAGATGGTTGGATCCAGCATGAGTGGGAAACACCCAGGGTATGGGATATCTACCCattggtcggccctactgaatgtgataggatgctctgaccaatctagatattTGGGATCGACGACCGTGTCATacttggtgatcgacatgaccTGCCGAGCGGTGAGCTTCTGCTGGCGTTTGCTCTTAGAGGCGGCACATCCTCCAAAGATTGTGATGACCgtcttgttggcatcttggaaAGCAAGTCATGCATCCTTAGGACGCTCCTCCTCCTTGCCATCATCGGACTCATCGTCCTTGCACGTCTGCCATTTCTGTTGTTCATCgcggaaagctttggccatgccatagcattgccacatggtgtgcttgctgttcttgtgaaTTAATCACAGACCATCGAGGAGCTTTTCGTAGGCAGCGTTGAAATTGCGCTTTGCGCATGGCTACTCTACATTGTTGATGAAGTTCTTCGATCAGCGGTGACGTGGTTGTGCAGCCCTCGATCCCTCTGTCCGATCATTATGACAGTGTTCGCGATCGTCGTAGCGCCTGTCGCAATCTTCATAACGCCGTTCTTCACGACGATCATCATCACGATGTGGGTGGCGATCTGAGTGGGAAGCACGAGCAATGTCATCCTTGAACTGCCGATCAGCTTCATCAGAGTCTATGTACGAGTTTGCCACCTTAAGGAGTTCGCCGATGGTCTAGGGTCTCTTGCGGTAAAGTTTGGAGCGCAACTCTTGATGGTGATGGAGTCTTCTTATGAAAGCGGAGATGGCCTCGCTGTCCCCAATGTTGGGGATGGTGTTCCTTGTTTCCGAGAAACACCTGATGTAGCTTCGCAGAGGTTCTCCAGAGGTCTGATGGAGTTTTTCTAGATCATATTTCATGCCAAGCTACTAGCACGTTGCCATATAATTTTTTATGAAGACTTTCTagagatcatcccaagattcgatggaGTCCTCTCTTAGGCCCATAAGCCAACTGTTGGCTAATTGGGAGAGCATGATAGGCAAATAGTTTGCCATCACATCGGTGTTTCCTTCAGCAGCATGTACGACTATCTCGTAGAGCTGCATCCACTACTCGGGGTTAGCCTTACCATCATAGGGATCGACCCCGAAGATCTTGAAGCCTGCGTGCCCCTGTATAGCTCGCAGCCTTGCTGTGAAGGGGCGAGGTCCCGTTGGCTCAATAGCGGGGAGTTGTTGGAAGCCGACGGGGTCGCCGTGTTGGTCGTCATACTCCTGTCGGCGTTAGAGTTCTGCCTGATGTCACTGGGCATGACTGTTCTTGATGCGACTGCGGGCATCGAGATTAGTGTTGATGTGGTCACGGGTGTCACCACGTAGGGGTTGATTAACCTCCTGGTTGGCGTTACGAGCTGATCGGCCATGCTAATTTCGCAGTCCTTGTGATCTAGGATTGATGACGACATTGCCCCTAGAGCCCCCTTGGATGATCTAGCCGCTATGGTAACGACTCCCCCCATCACGACGAAAACTACGGGGGTTACGACTGTGTGTGGTCGCTGTCGAATAAGACGGAGCTGGGTTCTAGATGTCGTTGACATGGACCTGAGCTACTTTAAGCAGTGCTTGAATCTTGAGTACTTCTGGACAGCCCTAGAATGCCCTATAGGGGCTGCGCGCTCACCAGGGAGGGGCGCTGTCACCCTCACTGTCGTCATCTTTTGGAATGAGTTATCGTAATAGAGTTTGGATAGTTACCATGTTAGAGTTTGGTCAGTTTTAGAACAGAGAATCCAATCTATAAGGATCTCTCATATAGTTGCTTGGGATACAAGTCCACTAGGGACTATAAATACAAGGGGGATGTAATCAATCTAAGGAAGCAATAGAAGAGCGATTGCTCCTTCCCTACCTCTCCTCTCTCACTATCTGTGCCTACCACCCCACTCCCTACACCGCCCTCTTCCTCATGCCACCCAAACCCTAGCCACAGCCCTCCTGCTCCATAGCCACTGCCCCCTCTCCAAGGAGGACCCTTACACCTGGTATCCGAAGACCAGATCGATCCTTCAGGCAACACTCCAACCACGATCATGGAGAACCTCAACACCAACATCCGCAACATGACCAATGAGTGGAAGAAGATGTTTGATGATGAGTTCTTCGCTTGCCTCAACAACGGGTATGCTCCGATCACCAACTTTGGGCCTCCCACCAATGCCAACAGTAGCAGCAGCTCATTGCTGCCCGACGCGGCCACGCCCTCGCTGCTTGCTGCGCCCTGCAGCGGCCATGCATCCAGCCACGCTGCCGTCGGCCATCCCTGCAGCGGCCATGCCACCAAGCTTGTGGATAACAATGCCCACCCGAACAACATCGAGCGTGCACACCCCAAGGTGGACACAACAAATGACAACCACAAGGTCCTCGATAAGTGGAAGAAGGTTGATGAGTTCTTTGATCGCTGTGAAAATTCTCTCCAATAGTTGACCCTCCTCAACCAGAACTCGCCACTCTGAAGATCACGCATGAAGGAGgagcaccaccaccaacaacaacacccTCCTTATAGCTTACTCAACCGATAGCAGATCCAACCTGTCTTTGGGTGAAATATGCGCAGCGCCCATATCTACGTCGGCAATGCTCACACCAAGGTTGCCTACAACACCAACATCGATCGTGGTTACAGACACCTTCGGCTACATCAACAACCTTTGGTATGCATCTTGTCTGACAGATGGTGCCCAACAGTGGTACATACACCTCAAGGACAATGTGGTGAAAGATCACTACATCAACGACCGATTCGACCCTCATACTTGCTGCAACCAATTGGCTGAGCCACATGCCGGATCCTTGGAGGAGTAGCAGCTGAACATGGAGATGACCATGTCCCTTGCTCAGACGTATGAGCGGTGAACAGCGGAGATCGCCGACACTAACAAGTCAGCGTCATCAAAGCTGTCCAATCGGGTGTTGCCTCTGAAGGCGCCACCCTTAACCCCACCAACACTAGCATCTATAGACATGCCTCTAGCAGCACCACTGCGCCACTACAAACACCTCACCACCGAGG includes these proteins:
- the LOC136525430 gene encoding uncharacterized protein, which gives rise to MLDPTICNVWFKKVLIDSGSALNILFAGSLTKLGLTKDNLIPVDSPFWDFDTAYHAILGRPALAKFMAVPHYVYMVLKIPTEQGVLTLRANVSTAYECEREGLTLAEAMDLSARMEACIAGSEKVHTSSRL